CTGATCTCAGTTGGTTTTTGGTCAATTTGGCTTCCACGGAACAATAGAGTAACAATACTGAGTAACAATTCTGAAGGACTCCGTGTCCTTTATTAATGACGTGGTCTTTTCATCCAGGATATGGAGAACATCTACCAACAGAGGTGCTGGAGACAGAGCGTGCACCATCCACGCAGAACaaatataaaaggcatcactagAACATGATTCAGGAGATTGCAGTGCAGAGTTTCTGAGACTAAATGTAGTACATGTACGATACACAGGTCAATAATTTAATCAACCCAGGAGCATATTCAACGTTTCACAGTGGCAACAAGGTCATGGGTCACATCAGGTAAAGCTTACCACGAAGGGACACCCGAGAGGACGTATCGTCAGACCTTTATGTTCCTCATGGATATGACAGTCAAAAAAAGCAGCGGCACATAATCAAGTCCTACAACACAGAGGAATACGTACAGTATTTACAAGGTGAAACCACAACACATTCAAATACATTATGGATCTTAAATTGGATTCCACCTGCCAGAAAGTGCACCGTCCCAGCATTCGTGTGTAGAAGTCCCCCGTTGAAAAAGCCTCATTAATCAAGTTTCTAGATTAAAGCTAAACAGGACGGTTTGACGTCTCTCAGCCCTTTGAACGATAACGCGAGGCTCCCCCCAGCGGCCGGGGGAAGTAACACAATGAGGAGATCACTCATTTCACTTTAGCCGGATGCATTTCGCACACGCTACATGGATATATACATGCAGCAGGATAGGAACCGTGTCAGCTATGCATCTGGCGTTACAGCTCcactaaaaaggaaaatactacCGCTATCAAGGCGTCTGAAAACACAAGACTATGGACGGCATTCCCGTGCCAACGTTATTGTTCTCCCTTCATGCAGGGAACGAGTGAGAATGATCAGACTCTCCATTATTAGTGTTCGGCGGGTCAATAGAGAGTTCCGCAGGCACTTGGGACGGATAAATATTTTGATTCCCGAAGTCTGATTAAAGAACATAAACAGGATCGGCGCTACGCTTTGAACGCGTGCCGTGAGTAAATGTGATTGACAGAAGACGGCTTTTTGTTCTTTCAGAGAGAACGAGAAGAACGAGCAGCATTAAAGACTGGAAGCAAGAGTCGGCAGCGGTAGGATGTGCACCTAAAAACATGGCCGTACGCGCGACTGGGCAACACACTGTATGGTTGTTTGGCCTCAGCAACAGTTAAGGCTCCTTTCATTGTTACTGGATGTTTCTCAATGGTCCTTTCGAGGGGCCCTGAGGGCCCCTGGGCCTGCGTAGGCCAGACCACGCACCACTGAAGCTCACTTGTTCAAACCTTTCGGAGACCTTTGGGTAGAGCCAGTCTAGCAGTTTCcctgtttaaaaaggttttatgcAAAGCCAACAAAATATCTCCTGGCTGTAGCTTCAAGAGAATTCCTGTAAAACCAATTCGGGCAATAAGAGGCTGGATGTTGCTTCTGAATGTTAAATGCCAGAGATAATGTCTTATGTTACACACGTCTGGAGCTTTGTATTGCCCAATAGGATACTACAGCATCACAGAAATCTTTCAGTCAGCCTGCTTATCTCCCAAATAACACATAAAGCCCCCCAAGTCATCATAGTCTGGTTTGAACCACGGTTTGATGCGTAGGACAGTCTTTCACCAGACGCTGTTGGAACGGGCTTCGCCAACATGGAATAAAATGCGGCCGCCAAGGGATTGCTGAGAAGAACAGCATCACGGGTAGATCCCGTACGCACCACGTGGAGATCTTGTGGCACACCGAGGAGCTGCCTCTGGTCACGGACACCAGCTGATGATGTATTATTAGTGCCGATCACATGACCCGGTGCAGAGGAGCACCACCACGTTGGATAAACGGGGTTTGCTACAAGTATGGAACAGTGCAGTtggtcgttgttgttgttgtttctcagCGGCGCACCACACAAATGCAGTCAAACAGGCGGTCAGTCACATCGTCATCCATTGAGAAGAAATGGCTGATGTCGGTCTGATGGCGACCTCGAAACGTGGCGAACTCACTCTGCCGCCATTTTCTCTATGTGGTCACTCAGAAGCTTGTACTGTTCTGCGAAGGGGAAACAAACGGATCCGTAACAGGCCGCTGAACAGGGAGCTACGAGGTCGTGTGAAGCATATCAAATGAACGAATGGGctgaggggagtgtgtgtgtgtgtttaatgcgtTACCTTCATGCAGGTTCCCAATGATTGCCTGCTTCTTCAGGAAGTCATTGCAAAGCTTCTTACTGAGCCCAAACGCCAGCATGTTGTGAGTGAATGTCCTGAAAACACAATGCAAATTAGTACAAATGGGAATTTTGTCATTAAccatttacaacaacaaaaaccaaaccaaTAAATGGTACTTTTACAGCacctttctagtcttctgaccacagCTCTTTAACCCTACATGTGataacataataatattttatttatgcacTTAAGTCATGCACTTAGtcatgtttaaacatttttaaataatttaaagtaGCATTAATAGTATCAATCAGTCCACCATAATGTGATATCCGGTCTGAGAATGTATTCTCAACTAATGTGGTTGTGTTTTTCTACAAGCTGTATCCGTGTGGCAGCTTCCTCACCCCAGCTGGCCGAAGGCGATGTTCTCATCCATTTTGGAGCTGTCGTCCCTTTCCTCCTGGGTCATGTGACACCACTTCTCCCTGCGGCAcagacagtcagtcagtcagtgtcCGTTTTACTTTTAGCAGCAGTCAGAAGTTCTGTTATTCTAATATTCTGCTCTTGAGCAAAAACTGAATTTCCAGtcaatgtaaaacacaaaaaacacattagccAGCCAGcagcaaaataataaaacaacaaatgattAATTCACAAAGAATCATTATTAACAAATGGATGAAAAGCGTCACCAACAATTCACCAACAGAACGAAAATAAATTGGGTTCAGGGAGGATGTTCATGTACTGTATTTCTGCCACAAATTAAATCTAAATAATTACCAGAGTCACTTTCTTACTATACATAAAATATCTACCTTAAAACCACCTGTAAGGAAATGTTTAGGGACTCTGTATTTGATCCCATCTGGATCCTCTGCTTTCATCTCTTTAGAGATGGAGGGTTCTTAATGTAAAATACAGTTTTAAAAGATTCGAGGCCTTGAAGCTGCATTCATCTACAACATGAGGGGTTAATGACTATTCATGTCTAATCAAACCAAATGTAGGGAACCTGCCCGGAACCGAGCAGCAGACTCCAGTAAGGATAACTTCCCAGGAAGTGAAGACCAAAGCTACAAAGGGAATATTCATTTGGTggggaaataaaacacaactcgGTCTACGGGTGAGGAAATGTTAGCTGACCCGTTTGTCTCAGAGAGGCCCAGTCAGGACCTTCGGGTGTCCCCCATGTGTATGCACACACATGGTGAATGGGCCGTATGATGTGAAGAGGAGAGTAGCAGTTCTTAGATTTGTTGCATCATTTTGAGGTCATTGGGGCAACTGTGGAGCTAAGACCATAATTGGTGCTTGATTATTAATCATAGCTGGATTATAATCAAATCCTTTGACAGTTTTAAAAGCAAAGAATTTATCAATAAACATTTCctgtaaaatatttagaaaatacgGTACAAGATTTAATTAGCaaattcatttgtttgttttgattgtttcatctttaaagtatttaaattgtattttgatatttaaataCGGGTTTTGTATtatgatattttattaaaatagaATTTCCATTGTATTTCAATATTTTCTAACTAAGTTAGTGTTTGAAGCTTCAATATTTACAGTTTCAATGTTGTGAGGGTTTTATTCTGAAGAAAGCTTTCCCTAAATCGAAGGAACACACAGCGTGCTTCGCCTGTACTTTTGTCAAAAAGCTTAGGAGTTTCTCCTTGTCCTCTTAACAAGGATTAAATGCACATAGTATGTATAGTATACACATATTATTCCAATGCATCGCGTAACCTAATGCTGTTTTTTCGTACAAGACAGAAACATAAATTGACTCGCTAATCGTCTGTCTCCTTCAGATACAACTTCAAAGCATCTgccctttgtctcctctccaCCCGGATTCACCTTAGTTTAGTTTATCTTTTAGGGCGGTGCACACATAGAAGGACAGACCTCTCGTCTTTTTCTCCATCCTGCGTTCCCCTGCCCGGCAGCAAGAACAAGGAGACATGGGTTAAGGTCAACATGCAGATAGAGGGaggacggcagcagcagcagctggcagaccggtgaagatgaaaagagaggaagagaagggaagAGGACAGGGTTTGGGTTTTCAAAGTCGTTTTTTTGACAAAAACCTTCCCAAGACCCTGAAACCGCGTCTTTAACAGCAAACGGTGCGGACCAGACGAGGGCGCTGAACAAAAAGACGTTCAACCTGGCAACAAAACAAAGCTCAGGATGAAGGTCTGAAACTTTCAGCCCCTCTGTCCACAAGTCCACCAGGCCCGATCCCTCCACTGTCACCCCCATCCCAGCTCACATGCGCAGACGAGGCCTTTTCATGAAGGACGAAGCACTCTGCAATCAATGAACATCCCTTTTGAGGGGTGCATAAGTAGATACTATATGAGGACGATCAAGACGTGAGGAGCATATGTGAGAGTCGACCACTCAACCTGCACAGCAAGGGCTCAACAGCTGAGTTGACCTGCAATAAGACGACCCGGTGTTCTCCCTCGCTGtacgagtgagtgagtgagacaagCCACAGTCTTGACCAAACATGGTTGTCCTTCAGTCAAAGAATCAGTGGTGTCTGCAGAGTTTATGTTGTCAATAATTGTCCGGATACCAAACAGGTTTGGTCTTTATAAACTAAATCCAGGATCCCCCCATGTGTATTTGATAAGGCTCTGGAAAGCACTTTAATAGTCCATACGGGGGAGGGCAACCTCTGTATGGACTAATGGAGGCCCTGAAACACTGGTTTCGTGACAAAGGATGTTTTAGGTGTaccgactgtaaagccctctgaggctaatttgtaattttgggccattcaaaatgaaatcaattgAAAATCTAATTGAATCTCTCCTGGACAGCTGCATTGACCTCAGCGGTGTGCTGGTAGCAGAAAACACCAACAACATGTGCTCTTCCAACCTCCCACTACAGCCACAGATAACGGTCATGAGCTTCTCTCATTTCCCACATTTGCTAAAATGAATTGTTGATAAATCCTGTTGTCGTGAGCAAAGCAGCAGGTAGAGCTTTCTTTTTCCAGCCCGACAATAAGCAGCTGACCCATCACCAACTAGCAGACATGATAATTGCATTTTCAGTTCTCCAAAACAGAACAGCAAGGCCTGCACTAATACCATCGCCATGGCTGAGGGCACACCCAGACCACTAAGAACCATATCAACTTTTAGTATAAGCGCATAATACAGCTCCTTTAAGGGGTGAGATCCCCTACTTTTGATCaattttgctttttaaatgcaggtgtagagagggagcgccgggaaccgcgaggttggcggttcaagccccggctgctccgtgtcccatgtcgaagtgtccctgagcaagacaccttacccctaaatgctccccgggcaaaaatataaaaccccatgggttaaaaatgcaacgcaagtcgctttggataaaggtcagctaaatgacctgtaatgtaatacgGTTCATCTTAAAAGGAGTTTATTTTCTAAAGTTTAGGGGTCTGTCTTTTTTAACGGAAAGTTTGTCTGACACATTATCTTTGTCGTAGTCCACGTTTTCTCGAAGTTTCTTGGCTACAAGGAACAACCTGCTCCACATCCATGTCAAATTAAACTCAAATTGGGGTTCTGAGGAGTCTCCTCCGGTCAAGAACAAGCAGGCTCAGTTACAGctcatttctttcagctgtCAACTTCCTCAACTTGACACTACAATGATATCCACGGTTGACGCCTTCTAAAAGACACTTACTAGACCAGTTAAATACCGGTTCCCCCCGGAAACAGAAGACAGGTGAGTAGAGGTGTGGGACATCAGAAGCTTATCAGGCTGAAACATACTCTACACCATTGGGACATTTGTCTTTGGATAAAGTTCTTTCAGTCAAGATTATATCGCTACAGCATCTCCAACCTTTATCCAAGACATTTTTCGTCTGACAGGTAGTGACCCTGGAACACATACATATTTTGAAACATGCGGCATTTTCCCTCACAATGCAGCACTGTGACCCTGTAGGTTTCCCTTCCACACTGACCTCGTGGTTGGcgacctcttcttcctctcacaaTGGACGGCATCAAAAAATGAAGCATTCCAAAATCTCAGCGTGTGCCTGGGGGAGAAAATGGACGACATGTTAGAAGTTACTTGCCTAACCTACTTTACCAAGCACTGGACACGTCAGCAAGTGGAAGAAAAGTAAATCATTAAATGATCAGCCTGGTTACACCGGCCACATCTCATTTCTCCAGGCAAAGCATGGAAGCAGAGTCACCAAAGATGTGAGGCCGGTCATTTCTAGGACGATGATACAATTCCTCTCCAGTGGtttacaacaaaaacacgtcaaacTGCTCTGTGCATTATAACATACTTTAAATTCAgttcaggaacatttattaccaaaatatgttaagacatacaaggaatttgacttggtggttggtgcattACATCGGACAGTAAGACAAGGGACAACAAGACATGAGACAACAgagtgcaagaggaatttaaattaaaaataaagtgcaccagcagaCAGAAAGTGTATCtacatgtggagtgtgaagggagtgaccggtggagagGTATGCCCGGCGTAACCCTACTATTGCCGTTGTTCAGATGGTGGGGGGGGAACAGAGGAACATTAATTCCCTCCCTCTATTTACATAGTGCTTTACGTGGTAGGCACTTTACGGTAAAACCAGCACACAGATACAGCAATTAAAACTTTCTACAACTTCCCTAGTAAGTACATATTTTTCAATCATTCCGCATTCAGTCCGTGATTGTCGGCCAGGCCTTTTCTCTGTTTAACTACAGCTGCCGTTTTTTTGCATATTAGATGCTTCACTTATAACTTAGACTCTTTATAAGTTTCCATTATTAGTTGCTTCTCGGCGGGTGAAAAATATGCCGCACGCGTCTTCTCCATTCCTGCGTCCGTAAATCTGTGATTgatgaaacattttttgtccggggtgagaggggtcggccgccatctttttagctcgctttagggtcctggaagcgaacaagtcctgcagggacggcagattgcagccgatcaccctctctgcagagcggatgagacgctgcagcctgcccttgtccttggctgtggctgcagcgtaccagacggtgatggaggagcagaggatggactcgatgatggccgtgtagaagtggaccatcattgtctttggcaggttgaatttcttcagctgcctcaggaagaacaacctctgctgagcctactttgtgatggagctgatgttcagcacccacttgaggtcctgggtgacgatggagcccaggaaacggaaggaatccacaatagtgacgggggagtcacacagggtgatgggggaaggtggaaCTCcattcttcctgaaatccacaaccatctccactgtcttcagagcgttgagctccaggttattttggctgcaccacgacaccagatggtcagactcccacctgtaggcggactcatccccatcAGTCCAAtaagggtggtgtcatccgcaaactttggtagcttgacggactggtggtgcagctgttggtgtacagggagaagagcagaggggaaagaacgccgccttggggggaaccggtgcagagtggctgagacatgtttccccagcttcacgtgctgcttcctgtccgaCGGGAAGTCTGTGAtgcacttgcaggtggagtcgggggAAGTGATCATCAAAAATCCGCAATATTATTCTGACCTTCTACAAAGATAACTTGTGTGTGCAGGGACTTTATCTGTAGTTATCAAACCACTTTTCAGCTCTATTCCTCTTTCTCGGGTTTGGACTCGGATTGTGGTCTGCTTATTCAGTGAACCCTGTTGTACCCTTCTGTCTAgtctacaaaatgtattttttctttattttttctggaAAGTTTGAGtgtggtttccatggaaacattgCTCTGACAGCTTGACTGATTAGCAGTGGGGGTGGGACTTAATGAAGGGTATCTTCACCTCTAGGAGGTTCAGCAAAAGCTTTAATcaatatttatatatcaacaaaaaccaaacaaaaggcaaTGTTAATTTCACACTTTTGTGGTGAACAGAATCGAGGATTTAGCTTTTGCATCTGTTCCGTTTGCCTTAACTTACCAGATGGGTTGCTGCTTCAGGTGAGTGTATAGGTacaccttctctcctttctttttcgTTGATGCCTCAGACACTGGGATGGAGAACACGTGGCAGGTTGCTGAATCACGTTTTATAAAACCTTAGTGGAGCACGTTAAAGCTCACTCCAATAACTGCAGTTCAAGAGAGTTATGGTGCACCGTACCTGGTGACTTGGGCTTTGCCTCAAATGGGCTTTCCCCTTCCCTAGAAATGAGAACACGGGTTAAGACCAAGACAAAGATATGACCACTCTGAACGGCCACGTCAACGAAAGGATGATGAATCCGCTCACTCAGTCTTGGGAGCCATGGAGCCTCTCAGCTTGCCTCCAAAGAAGCCTTTGGCGTCCGTCTTTGATGTGGTTTTGAGGAGGCGCTCAGCGGCATCCTTCTTCATGGACAGCCAGGAGTTCGCTTTGTAGATGTACGTGTCCAGACCAGCCGGAGGACCACTCCCATCCAGTAACTCAGAGGGAGAGGGCTGGGACTTCCCTGAACGAGAGCAAAGTGAGAAAAATGGGCGATCTGGGTTCAACGGGGAACCTAGTTGACCTTCCAACATGTTAAGTGACTGTCTGATGattgattattttcattttagccGGCTGCAACTGAGTGAGCCGAACCTTAAAACAGAGTCCATCGGCTCTGGAAATGGATTAAGATCAATTCACaaatgtgaatgggtgaatgatgtcatgtagtgttaaagcgcttggtcggaagactagaaaagcgctacacaagtacagtccatttgcCATTTATTATAGTGTTTTCTTATTGCACAGCTCCTGTTTTCCTCTGTTGCTTAGAGCCTGCAGCGCTGCTTCCAGTGCATCTTGTTTTAAAAAGAGCTTAGGGCACCATATTGGTTGATTGTCATGGtcttcagccaatcagatcttTAGTTTGACATGTTTGGCGTATTCTTTGAATTACCTTCATAAGTACGCCTGCATTTAACATACAGCGCGGCAGGAACGTATGCTAGCAGATCTTAGTATTTAGCAAAAGATCAGGATTAACTTTGTCTGAATCATAATCCTTTTCACTGGGAGAGCAACCAAAATACAACGAATCACTGATAtccttcattggtgaaaaagaTAAAGGCCCGACTGATCCTGGAAATTACAGACCTGTGAGTTGGATTAATGTGCAGTATGATCTTTGCTAGGTTGTAAACTATTCTACTGTGCTTAATACAATCAAAAAAACATCAGGGTTGGTATAAATATGAATGCATGCCAATATCAAGAGGATGTAGTCGAGCAATGATAGAAACATTTCCGTTTAAATAGATCCCAAAATGGCTTAATTATTTGGGAATTATTCTGGAGCTAAACCAACGTGGGTAAAGATGGAAGGGATACCAGCTGCAGCATACAGGTTATAGACAttctacacaaaaacacataaacaaagGTCTAATTTTACAATACTCTGAGTGGACATGGGCAAGGGCACACAAGATGCTCGGCATCTCTCGTTACAAAGAAGACTACTCCTCACTTTGGAATAATCCTGTCATTTGtataggaaaaaaaacaattctatgGGATATTCAGATCATTTGAGAACcgtaaaaagaaaatctaagTTACAGGAGAAAGCGGATTTCTGAACGTATTTACAGCCGAGGAGCAGCATAGGGAAGGTGTTTGGACTGAAAAGagcagagaaggaaaacaacCGGACTGAAGAATTTCTCGCACACGCTGCCTCAATATTCTACAggataatataaaatattcaaattagaATGTGCGAAGGCCTGAGACCAACGTGGCAAAAGGGCTGAGGGAAAATGTTTGGCAGGAGATCATATCGAAGGAAGGCTGGACAAGAACTACAGGAAACGTATGATGTGtgtaattgcaaaaaaaaaaaaaaaaggtgtctgCGGAGCAGAAAAAAAGTCCTCTAACCCCGGCCATAGCAGATCAGATCAGattacttgttttttgttttaccatTATGTGCGTAttttgtttatatgttcaagtgggtgtgagtgcatgtgtgtatgcatatataGGTGCATATCTATGTATGCCTATgggtatgtgtgtatgtgcatatgtatatTGATGGTTGATTTTTAATGCATATCTGAAAATGCATAACATTTTGCTCACAAAAAAGTAGCTGCAGCATGTCCTGTTAGCCTGTTCTCTCTTTCTGATCctaataactaataactaaaGCATGACAGGAAGGATAAAGATGAGAACACCACTTGATGTCTCTGATGAAGGGAAATAGAAATGTGGggacaaaacaaacagctttgtgatttgatttattatttatggattttgtctttattttttataaaaagatGACTATttgagtgcattaaaaaaaaagcatttttgtgAAGAAAGTCAATTATTTTCAAACCATAATACATAAAATACATGTACTAATCGTACCGTGTGAATTCGTTACTATTGACACTGAGCTGATATTCGGACATATTTGAACGGATGATTTAACGTTCAGACTTCTACTCTCACACAACAAAGTAAACTTCACGTCTCACGTCATGTGGATTCGGTGCGAGAGACCGTTTCCCTTCCGACCAAACACAGTGCAGGGTTGCATACCGTGCAGGTCTAGCTTTTATGTCAAAATATTCACTGCAGGCGGATGTTGAAAAGGTATTGCATACGCGTTTGCTGCTGCAAAAAGAAACCACAGGACCAACCTGTGGTGGCAACACTCACTCGATTAGCACCGGGCGAGGAAAATGatgcaagttttttttaaatgtgtgcaataaaAGGCTCATTGTGAAccagtttgaaaagaaaagtcactccaatacatGGCACATGAGGTTTGAGTAAGACCTTACCACTGTAGTAATACGTGAAGCACATAGTCATGAGGTTCTTGGCCGGGCTGTAGTCATCCATCTGGTAACATCTGTGAACACAGAATTTCTTAAAAAGAGGATCCTATGATGACTTTACTGGAACGTATGTAATTTACTGAAGGAATCTCGCTCAAAGGATGAGAACATGGAACAGTAGTAATCCAGTAAAAGACGCAAGCCACATTGAgttcttctccctctgtgtcaTAAAGCGAGTGTGATGCTGCATAAGGGATTTCTCTCGAACTTaattcaagatcactaagatcttctgacaccaatctgttagtgattcccagagtaaatacaaatcatgggaaagcatcatttagttactacgcaacaaacagctggaataaacttcctgaagatttaagacttaaactctgaccacgtttaaaacaagactgaaaacttttatgttcagcttcgccttctgctaaatttgacctacattgcacttttaacctgtgcctttaattaaacaatttaaataagattttaatttataattttatttgctgtttttaattgtcttttaattcctgcattttatttcactttatcgtatgaaatgttatgatgtgaagcactttgagtctgccttgtgtatgaaaagcgctatacaaataaactggCCTTGCCTAATTGAATTCCTCAAATTGGGATTCATCAAACACTAAATAATAGCCCCTTAACATGCATCTTCTCCCTTTTAAGTTATGTGGTTTtgcagagttttttttgttttctttttagggGAAGAACTGAGAAGAACATTAACAATGTTGTAAATGTCTCAACTATCACATCAGACTCACTCAAACAGAACCACCGCAAACGACTGCACCAGTCTGTAGAAGGTGGCTTCGCTCACACACTTAGAGTGGCAGCGCTGTGAACACAGCGGGACAGAGTTGAAAAAGTTAAAACACCTCAACAACCATCGGCTAagttacacacacagaaaaccggacaaattagaaaagaaaacagtggaCTTCTGTATGCAGGGGgtgcaaacaaaaacatgtaattCTTTGGCAGTTGAATGTGGAATTCTTCATTTCCTTTTGCTTACCTGTGCGCTGACGTATTTTGCAAACCACTCCCGGCCTTTACCGTTCTCCCCACTGCACAGCTCTCCGAAACGAGCCTTCTCTTCCTGGTCAAAGTCCTTCCTGTGAAAACAGGGTGGAGAAACGTAGAGCCTGGATCGACACGCAAAGAGGTTTCATTTTCGCCAGCTCTGTGGGCTTAAGGGCTGCGGTAATTATCACGCgcatgtaattgggagagatgtttttctaaataaaaagacatttccGCAGTTCTCATGGCAAGACATCCATTCTTTTTAGACAAGATGGATTAAGACATTGGTCTGTGGTCAGATTTACCAGATGGTAAAGAGGTCAAAGGGTGACGGATAGCAAATTACCTGACAGAGAACTCAGAAATGACCAAATGTTAGTAAAactaaatagataaatgaaatTACAAAAGAATTAAAGGTACCCTGCTATTTAGAAATGCCCTTTCAACAGTTCACCCTGCTCATATTAAATCTCTTATCAAGTATTCTGCTCGACATGCTAGTGAGTCATGGGAATCTCTGACATGTTGCATCTGGTTGTAAATACACAGCGCAAAGCAGGACGGATGACCAAACAGCCTGGAAGAGTGAGCAATGACTAAACAAATGGGTTGAACAAAAACAACCGACTGAGCACTTGTGCAAGATTGAGAGGGTGGGGACAGAGGACAGGTTGCAAATGGTGGCTCCAGACAAATTTGAGCAAAAGTGTGGTTCCTTGCCGGACGAGACTGAACCATCAATGTTAAATCTTGTATGTCCATTTGCAGAGCTAAAGTCATTTGCATTTTCAGCCTTAGAGACTCGGACATCAGGAGGGAACTTTAAAGGTGAGGAG
The DNA window shown above is from Gasterosteus aculeatus chromosome X, fGasAcu3.hap1.1, whole genome shotgun sequence and carries:
- the LOC120809038 gene encoding uncharacterized protein KIAA0513 isoform X2, with amino-acid sequence MEGVAADHLIDLDPPSDAPALRIDGGRHQDRAAIFSPEQAPSVGVHQQPSLPQPTAQTEPCPAHLHPKDGDEDSDATESADSENDMDSPSNRRRSSSSSSHSGEDTDSETEERRQFMKAYVEKVFNGRKDFDQEEKARFGELCSGENGKGREWFAKYVSAQRCHSKCVSEATFYRLVQSFAVVLFECYQMDDYSPAKNLMTMCFTYYYSGKSQPSPSELLDGSGPPAGLDTYIYKANSWLSMKKDAAERLLKTTSKTDAKGFFGGKLRGSMAPKTEEGESPFEAKPKSPVSEASTKKKGEKVYLYTHLKQQPIWHTLRFWNASFFDAVHCERKKRSPTTREKWCHMTQEERDDSSKMDENIAFGQLGTFTHNMLAFGLSKKLCNDFLKKQAIIGNLHEEQYKLLSDHIEKMAAE
- the LOC120809038 gene encoding uncharacterized protein KIAA0513 isoform X1, with the protein product MEGVAADHLIDLDPPSDAPALRIDGGRHQDRAAIFSPEQAPSVGVHQQPSLPQPTAQTEPCPAHLHPKDGDEDSDATESADSENDMDSPSNRRRSSSSSSHSGEDTDSETEERRQFMKAYVEKVFNGRKDFDQEEKARFGELCSGENGKGREWFAKYVSAQRCHSKCVSEATFYRLVQSFAVVLFECYQMDDYSPAKNLMTMCFTYYYSGKSQPSPSELLDGSGPPAGLDTYIYKANSWLSMKKDAAERLLKTTSKTDAKGFFGGKLRGSMAPKTEEGESPFEAKPKSPVSEASTKKKGEKVYLYTHLKQQPIWHTLRFWNASFFDAVHCERKKRSPTTRGTQDGEKDEREKWCHMTQEERDDSSKMDENIAFGQLGTFTHNMLAFGLSKKLCNDFLKKQAIIGNLHEEQYKLLSDHIEKMAAE